From Betaproteobacteria bacterium, a single genomic window includes:
- a CDS encoding ABC transporter ATP-binding protein, with amino-acid sequence MAQIRVENLRKQFGGFAAVKDSTFTVDNGLFFVMLGPSGCGKTTTLRMIAGLELPSDGRILLDGDEVTFQRASQRDIAFVFQMFALYPHLNVRRNIAYPLRSQGVSRAETKERVEETARLLRIEHLLSRSVSGLSGGDRQRVALGRAIVRRPKAFLMDEPLGALDAEFRRLMCGELRQLHDRIGATTVYVTHDQLEAMALADRIAIMNQGLVEQIGTPQEVYDQPASMFVADFIGSPPMSFLRFEGTVRRGERSVRIGEATVGVPELREEGAQGPLALGARPEHVTLADDGPIRGHVFGAEYLGTTQIVTLDTHHGQIKARLPASVNVRLGENVGLRFHTEGLALFDAASGRALRSALHEAALHG; translated from the coding sequence ATGGCACAGATCCGGGTCGAAAACCTGCGCAAGCAATTCGGTGGATTCGCCGCGGTCAAGGATTCGACGTTCACCGTCGACAACGGCCTCTTCTTCGTCATGCTGGGTCCGTCGGGCTGCGGCAAAACCACGACGCTGCGCATGATCGCCGGGCTCGAGTTGCCGTCCGACGGGCGCATCCTGCTGGACGGCGACGAGGTGACGTTCCAGCGCGCGTCACAGCGCGACATCGCTTTCGTGTTCCAGATGTTCGCCCTGTATCCGCACCTGAACGTCCGCCGCAACATCGCTTATCCCCTGCGCAGTCAGGGCGTGTCACGCGCGGAGACCAAAGAGCGAGTGGAAGAGACCGCGCGCCTGCTGCGCATCGAGCATTTGCTGTCGCGCAGCGTCTCGGGGCTGTCCGGCGGCGACAGGCAACGCGTGGCGCTTGGCCGCGCGATCGTGCGCAGGCCGAAGGCGTTCCTGATGGACGAGCCGCTCGGCGCGCTCGACGCGGAATTCCGCCGTCTCATGTGCGGCGAACTGCGCCAGCTTCACGACCGCATCGGCGCCACCACGGTTTACGTGACCCACGATCAGTTGGAGGCCATGGCCCTGGCGGACCGCATTGCCATCATGAATCAGGGCCTGGTGGAGCAGATCGGTACGCCGCAGGAGGTCTACGATCAGCCGGCCAGCATGTTCGTCGCCGACTTTATTGGCTCGCCGCCGATGAGTTTTCTGCGCTTCGAAGGCACCGTTCGGCGGGGCGAGCGCAGCGTTCGCATCGGAGAAGCGACGGTCGGAGTGCCCGAGCTGCGTGAGGAGGGCGCGCAAGGGCCTCTCGCGCTCGGCGCCCGCCCGGAGCACGTCACGCTGGCCGACGACGGGCCGATCCGCGGCCATGTGTTCGGCGCCGAGTACCTCGGCACCACGCAGATCGTCACGCTCGACACCCATCACGGCCAGATCAAGGCGCGTCTGCCGGCGTCGGTCAATGTGCGGCTCGGGGAAAACGTCGGACTCAGATTCCACACCGAGGGGCTCGCGCTGTTCGACGCTGCTTCCGGGC
- a CDS encoding carbohydrate ABC transporter permease, whose protein sequence is MSAPTAAHSVVEPSPWTKRFAGAIVVCYALLSMVPLVWIVLTGFKTPTDSIAYPPKVMFEPSLEGYVNLFTTRSRQTPEYIDSLPPATSWYDRLVRSQGMVIAGPSKFGQRYVNSLIIGFGSTFLAVFLGVLAAYAFSRFRVPLRDDLLFFILSTRMMPPIAVAIPIYLMYRQLGLSDTWLGMILLYTAVNVSLAVWLLKGFIDEIPREYEEAAMVDGYTRFQAFWKVVLPQASTGIAATAIFCLIFAWNEYAFAVLLTSGEAQTAPPFIPIIIGEGGQDWPAVAAGTSLFLIPIVVFTVMLRRHLLRGITFGALRR, encoded by the coding sequence ATGAGCGCACCCACCGCCGCCCACTCTGTCGTCGAACCTTCGCCTTGGACGAAGCGGTTCGCCGGCGCCATCGTCGTGTGTTACGCGCTGTTGTCCATGGTCCCGCTGGTGTGGATCGTGCTGACCGGGTTCAAGACGCCGACGGATTCCATCGCCTATCCCCCGAAGGTCATGTTCGAGCCCTCGCTCGAGGGCTATGTGAATCTGTTCACCACGCGCAGCCGGCAGACGCCGGAGTACATCGACAGCCTGCCGCCGGCTACGAGCTGGTACGACAGACTGGTACGCTCTCAGGGCATGGTGATCGCGGGTCCGTCGAAGTTCGGCCAGCGCTATGTCAACTCGCTCATCATCGGCTTCGGCTCGACGTTCCTGGCCGTATTCCTGGGCGTGCTCGCGGCCTACGCCTTTTCACGCTTTCGAGTGCCGCTGCGCGACGATTTGCTGTTCTTCATCTTGTCGACGCGCATGATGCCGCCGATCGCGGTGGCCATCCCGATCTATCTCATGTACCGCCAGCTCGGGTTGTCGGACACATGGCTGGGCATGATCCTGCTCTACACGGCCGTCAACGTCTCGCTTGCCGTGTGGCTGCTGAAGGGATTCATCGACGAGATTCCGCGCGAGTATGAAGAGGCTGCGATGGTGGACGGCTACACGCGCTTCCAGGCTTTCTGGAAAGTGGTGCTGCCACAGGCCAGCACGGGCATTGCCGCGACCGCGATCTTCTGCCTGATCTTTGCCTGGAACGAATATGCCTTCGCCGTGCTGCTGACTTCCGGCGAGGCGCAGACCGCACCGCCGTTCATCCCGATCATCATCGGCGAAGGCGGTCAGGACTGGCCGGCGGTCGCGGCGGGCACCTCGCTGTTTCTCATTCCGATCGTCGTGTTCACGGTGATGCTGCGGCGTCATCTGTTGCGCGGGATCACATTCGGAGCGTTGCGTCGATGA
- a CDS encoding sugar ABC transporter permease, with protein sequence MNASSEAPRIAQRAVHATPDSIRRRLRGLSDRTITWLFISPAILLLLAVNIFPLIWTIYLSFTNFKANRASRGAEWVGLDNYRSVLDDPDIWHSMQVTAHFVIWSIGIEVLLGFALALLIDKRFRGHSLWTTVILLPMMLSPAVVGTFWTFLFQPQSGLFNHAVALVSGVDPSSFQMIGDVPLAPWAIVLVDAWMWTPYVMLICLAGLRSIPDSIYEAAEVDRASTWRQFWTVTLPMVLPFLMLAVLFRAIENFKMFDMVNLLTSGGPGSTTEVVSITLKREAFEKWRTGYSSALAIILFVTVFGAANIYVKALNAVKNR encoded by the coding sequence ATGAACGCATCGTCCGAAGCCCCCCGGATTGCGCAGCGTGCGGTGCACGCCACGCCGGACTCGATCCGACGTCGACTGCGCGGCCTGTCGGACCGCACTATCACGTGGCTCTTCATCTCCCCCGCGATCCTGCTTTTGCTCGCGGTCAACATTTTTCCATTGATCTGGACGATCTATCTTTCGTTCACGAACTTCAAGGCGAACCGGGCCAGCCGCGGAGCCGAATGGGTCGGGCTCGACAACTATCGCAGCGTGCTGGACGATCCGGATATCTGGCACTCGATGCAGGTGACGGCGCATTTCGTCATCTGGTCCATCGGGATCGAGGTGCTGCTCGGCTTCGCTCTCGCACTGCTGATCGACAAACGCTTCCGCGGCCACAGCCTGTGGACCACGGTGATTCTTCTGCCGATGATGCTGTCCCCCGCGGTGGTCGGGACTTTCTGGACCTTCCTGTTCCAGCCGCAGAGCGGACTGTTCAACCATGCCGTCGCCCTCGTGTCCGGCGTGGATCCCAGTTCGTTCCAGATGATCGGTGATGTCCCGCTTGCGCCCTGGGCCATCGTGCTGGTGGACGCGTGGATGTGGACGCCTTACGTCATGCTCATCTGTCTGGCCGGTCTGCGCTCGATTCCCGACAGCATCTACGAGGCGGCCGAGGTCGATCGCGCCTCGACCTGGCGCCAGTTCTGGACCGTGACCCTGCCGATGGTGCTGCCGTTCCTGATGCTGGCGGTGCTGTTCCGCGCGATCGAAAACTTCAAGATGTTCGACATGGTGAATCTGCTTACCTCCGGCGGGCCGGGTTCCACCACCGAAGTGGTGTCGATCACGCTCAAGCGCGAGGCGTTCGAGAAGTGGCGCACCGGCTATTCGTCGGCGCTCGCGATCATCCTGTTCGTGACGGTGTTCGGCGCCGCCAACATCTACGTCAAGGCCCTCAACGCGGTGAAGAACCGATGA
- a CDS encoding carbohydrate ABC transporter substrate-binding protein: MGNLRNMLFGIAMLATSVASGTAAAKDLTLCWAAWDPANALVELSKDFTTKTGIAMKFEFVPWTSFADRFINELNSKGKLCDLLIGDSQWIGGAAENGHYVKLNDFFAKEGIKMSDFMPATVLGYSEWPKNSPNYWALPAMGDSVGWTYRKDWFSRPELMAEFKKKNGHDLAPPKTWAEFKQVAEFFQGREIDGKKVYGAYIFTERGSEGITMGVTNVLYPYGFKYDDPKNPYHMQGFVNSPDAIKGLEFYKSLYKCCTAPGMTNAYMGEGLDAFKSGQVAMMMNWFAFFPGLYKDPNVGGAKIGFFVNPSAKGKGVQLGGQGISVVSYSERKDDALKYIKWFAQPDVQKKWWALGGYSCHKAVLQDPGFPKSAPFAPDFLKSMEMVQDFWAEPAYAELLLDMQKRVHDYVVADKGTAKEALDQLIVDWEKVFKEEGKLK, encoded by the coding sequence ATGGGCAATCTGCGGAATATGCTTTTCGGTATTGCAATGCTTGCAACGTCCGTGGCATCCGGGACGGCGGCGGCAAAAGACCTAACCTTGTGCTGGGCGGCCTGGGATCCGGCCAATGCGCTGGTCGAGTTGTCGAAGGACTTCACCACCAAGACCGGCATTGCGATGAAGTTCGAGTTCGTCCCCTGGACCAGCTTTGCCGACCGCTTCATCAACGAGCTGAACTCCAAGGGCAAGCTGTGCGATCTGCTGATCGGCGACAGCCAGTGGATCGGCGGCGCGGCCGAGAATGGGCACTACGTCAAGCTCAACGATTTCTTCGCCAAAGAAGGCATCAAGATGAGCGACTTCATGCCGGCCACCGTGCTGGGTTATTCGGAATGGCCCAAGAACAGTCCCAATTACTGGGCCTTGCCGGCGATGGGCGACTCGGTGGGCTGGACCTATCGCAAGGACTGGTTTTCGCGTCCCGAACTGATGGCGGAATTCAAGAAGAAGAACGGACATGATCTCGCTCCGCCGAAGACCTGGGCCGAATTCAAGCAGGTCGCCGAGTTCTTCCAGGGTCGAGAAATCGATGGCAAGAAGGTTTATGGCGCCTACATCTTCACCGAGCGCGGTTCGGAAGGGATCACGATGGGCGTGACCAACGTGCTCTATCCGTATGGATTCAAGTACGACGATCCGAAGAATCCTTACCACATGCAGGGCTTCGTGAATTCGCCGGACGCCATCAAGGGGCTGGAGTTCTACAAGTCCCTGTACAAGTGCTGCACGGCGCCCGGCATGACGAACGCCTACATGGGAGAAGGTCTGGACGCTTTCAAGTCGGGCCAGGTGGCGATGATGATGAACTGGTTCGCCTTCTTCCCCGGCCTGTACAAGGACCCGAATGTCGGCGGTGCCAAGATCGGCTTCTTCGTCAACCCGTCCGCCAAGGGCAAGGGCGTCCAGCTCGGCGGGCAGGGCATCTCGGTGGTTTCCTACTCCGAGCGCAAGGACGATGCGCTGAAGTACATCAAATGGTTCGCACAGCCCGACGTGCAGAAGAAGTGGTGGGCGCTCGGCGGCTACTCCTGCCACAAGGCCGTGCTGCAGGACCCGGGCTTCCCGAAGAGCGCACCATTCGCACCGGACTTCCTGAAGTCGATGGAGATGGTGCAGGACTTCTGGGCCGAGCCGGCGTATGCGGAATTGCTGCTCGACATGCAGAAGCGGGTGCATGACTACGTCGTCGCCGACAAGGGCACCGCAAAGGAAGCGCTCGACCAACTCATCGTCGACTGGGAGAAGGTGTTCAAGGAAGAGGGCAAACTCAAGTAA
- a CDS encoding Gfo/Idh/MocA family oxidoreductase, with translation MKLGFIGAGFIARFQSVAISQVRGLEVAGILKRRGAEALGGFCREQRLGNAKIYDSIAELARNVDVVAICAPNYCRVEVMEDIASAVKSGARLKGVIVDKPLARNMKEAKRMVELAREARLLTAYFENQIFMKAIRTQREQLLPVAQTMGPLTLTRSAEEHGGPHEPWFWDPTRQGGGVLLDMGCHSIAVGRHVLTPPDKDLLFLQPVSVSADLGLLKWGQKKWRDKLLKDRGVDYAKTPAEDFATGMITYRNPETGQIVKAQFTDSWMFEKQGLRLFMDGMGPGYAFEINTLVSPLNVFIGDVAAEAIANQESALEKATASRGLLAVQYNEADLYGYTDENQDMLDSFSVGRNAMLSWEYGLEIQRLVMASYLSAERGKTIDLTDKTIFAELDAYIPAIQQGRGAAQLLHAG, from the coding sequence ATGAAACTCGGATTCATCGGCGCGGGATTCATCGCTCGATTTCAATCGGTCGCGATCAGCCAGGTGCGCGGGCTCGAAGTCGCAGGCATTCTCAAGCGGCGCGGCGCAGAGGCGCTCGGCGGCTTCTGCCGCGAGCAGCGGCTTGGCAACGCGAAAATCTACGACAGCATTGCCGAGCTGGCGAGGAACGTCGATGTCGTCGCGATCTGTGCGCCGAACTACTGTCGCGTCGAAGTCATGGAAGACATTGCCTCAGCGGTAAAGTCAGGCGCAAGGCTGAAAGGGGTGATCGTCGACAAGCCTCTGGCGCGCAACATGAAGGAAGCCAAGCGCATGGTGGAACTGGCGCGCGAAGCAAGGCTGTTGACCGCCTACTTCGAGAACCAGATTTTCATGAAGGCGATCCGGACCCAGCGCGAGCAGTTGCTGCCTGTCGCGCAGACCATGGGTCCACTGACGCTGACCCGCTCGGCCGAGGAACATGGCGGACCGCACGAACCCTGGTTCTGGGATCCGACCCGCCAGGGTGGCGGCGTACTGCTCGACATGGGGTGCCACAGCATCGCCGTCGGTCGTCATGTGCTGACCCCACCGGACAAGGATCTTCTGTTCCTGCAGCCGGTGTCCGTCAGCGCGGACCTCGGACTTCTGAAGTGGGGACAGAAGAAGTGGCGTGACAAGCTGCTGAAAGATCGCGGCGTGGACTATGCCAAGACACCGGCGGAAGATTTTGCGACCGGCATGATCACCTATCGCAATCCGGAAACCGGGCAAATCGTCAAAGCCCAGTTCACCGATTCGTGGATGTTCGAGAAGCAAGGCCTGCGCCTGTTCATGGACGGCATGGGGCCGGGCTATGCCTTCGAGATCAACACGCTGGTATCGCCGTTGAACGTGTTCATCGGCGACGTCGCGGCCGAAGCCATCGCCAACCAGGAAAGCGCGCTGGAGAAAGCCACGGCGAGTCGCGGCTTGCTGGCCGTGCAATACAACGAAGCGGACCTGTATGGCTACACGGACGAGAACCAGGACATGCTGGATTCATTCTCCGTCGGACGCAATGCCATGCTGTCCTGGGAGTACGGCCTCGAAATCCAACGGCTGGTCATGGCGAGTTATCTCTCGGCCGAGCGGGGCAAGACGATCGACCTCACCGACAAAACGATCTTCGCGGAACTGGATGCTTATATTCCCGCGATCCAGCAGGGCAGAGGAGCGGCGCAATTGCTACACGCGGGATAG
- a CDS encoding branched-chain amino acid ABC transporter substrate-binding protein, whose protein sequence is MLRLVRSVAAPLLFAAGCSCAFSAPPVRIALLTPLSGPMALQGESVSRQLHAAADDINVQGGLFGGAKIEIVDFDDQLSPQQGLIALQSAISRDIRFVTQGLGSSVGLALSDGVAKHNVRNPDRPVLFLNYGGLDPEMTNSKCHFWHFRFDAHTDMRVNALAEYLRKQPAIRKVYLINQDYAWGQSVSRAAKETIVIRRPDVSIVGDDLHPLAKVKDFAPYVAKIKASGADAVVTGNWGSDLSLLVRAGREAGLNVQYFVLGTALKGLPTTIGRAGEGNLKVLVPWVRDAADARSARFADDFKEKSGDDWSFEQFRHMLRMLVAATNQAQSVEPLSVARALEGMRIAGDTGELWMRPEDHQLFNPMFIATLARSGTKGVSHDWENSGYGWRADATVNPGTFDVPTTCRMTAP, encoded by the coding sequence ATGCTTCGCCTCGTGCGCAGCGTAGCGGCGCCGCTCCTGTTCGCAGCCGGCTGTAGCTGCGCTTTTTCAGCCCCTCCGGTGCGGATTGCCCTGCTAACCCCTCTTAGCGGCCCGATGGCGCTGCAGGGAGAATCGGTATCGCGCCAACTGCACGCCGCTGCCGACGATATCAACGTCCAGGGCGGTTTGTTCGGCGGCGCGAAGATCGAGATCGTGGATTTCGATGACCAGTTGAGTCCACAGCAAGGCCTGATTGCGCTGCAGTCCGCAATCAGCCGGGACATCCGCTTCGTGACCCAGGGGCTGGGGTCGAGCGTAGGGCTCGCGTTGAGCGACGGCGTCGCCAAGCACAATGTCCGCAATCCGGACAGACCCGTCCTGTTTCTCAATTACGGCGGACTCGATCCCGAAATGACCAACTCGAAATGTCACTTCTGGCATTTCCGTTTCGATGCGCATACCGACATGCGGGTCAATGCGCTAGCGGAGTATCTGCGCAAACAGCCCGCGATTCGAAAGGTCTATCTCATCAACCAGGACTACGCCTGGGGTCAGTCCGTCAGCCGCGCCGCAAAGGAAACCATCGTCATTCGGCGTCCCGACGTTTCCATTGTCGGCGACGATCTTCACCCGCTCGCAAAGGTCAAGGACTTCGCGCCGTATGTGGCCAAAATCAAAGCTTCCGGCGCGGATGCGGTGGTCACCGGAAACTGGGGAAGCGATCTGTCCCTCCTGGTCAGGGCCGGCAGGGAGGCCGGCTTGAACGTCCAGTATTTTGTGCTCGGCACTGCGCTGAAAGGTCTGCCGACAACCATCGGCCGCGCCGGCGAAGGCAATCTGAAAGTCCTGGTGCCGTGGGTCCGCGATGCGGCGGATGCGCGTAGCGCGCGATTCGCCGACGACTTCAAGGAAAAATCCGGCGACGACTGGAGTTTCGAGCAGTTCCGGCACATGTTGCGCATGCTGGTCGCGGCAACGAATCAGGCGCAGTCCGTCGAACCCCTGTCCGTGGCCAGGGCGCTCGAAGGCATGCGCATCGCCGGCGACACCGGCGAACTGTGGATGCGCCCGGAGGATCACCAGCTGTTCAATCCGATGTTCATCGCGACGCTCGCCCGATCCGGAACAAAGGGCGTGAGTCATGACTGGGAAAACAGCGGCTACGGCTGGCGAGCCGACGCAACGGTCAACCCCGGAACCTTCGACGTGCCGACAACTTGCAGGATGACAGCCCCCTAG
- a CDS encoding GAF domain-containing protein encodes MDRTLKILLIEDAEADAQLQSRELKRSGLSFDTRRVQTESDFLMQLAEYGPDIIVSDYSIPGFGGMRALEIARERTPDLPFVFVSGAMGEDKAVELLKRGATDYVLKTNLTRLASALTRAIEEAEAKRARRKSELRVLDLANLYATLSEANATLARSQARDQLFQDMCRIAVTRGGFHFAWVGLSDHDTGILRPAATYGNADGFLDGLDIPIEAGKPGGHQPAASAAREGRACVCNDTLEDERIAVWHERMRNCSIRSAASVPLLLEGKPIGSFSLYASEINHFDDERMHLLNELAGDIAFALDRFEQEIRRRRAEAEILEARQQLQALSTRLLEVQEQERRDIARELHDEIGQSLTLVKIKLQMALRRGGNDKGLTEECVEIASQTLEQVRTMSLNLRPPALDDLGLAAALQWALDRQEAATGWEIEFAADPLPDRLAMETETACFRVAQEALTNAARHAQAKKIAVHLRIIGGHLELAVKDDGCGFDQEAVRHRPADRSSLGLISMKERASLAGGSLNIQSTSGTGTTVLAKFPLRWRSPAA; translated from the coding sequence ATGGATCGCACGCTGAAAATCCTGCTGATCGAAGATGCTGAGGCGGATGCCCAGCTTCAGTCCCGCGAACTGAAGCGATCCGGTCTCTCCTTCGACACGCGGCGGGTGCAAACCGAATCCGATTTTCTCATGCAACTCGCCGAGTACGGCCCGGACATCATCGTGTCGGATTATTCCATTCCCGGCTTTGGCGGCATGCGCGCGCTGGAGATCGCCAGGGAGCGCACGCCCGATCTTCCTTTTGTCTTCGTCTCGGGAGCCATGGGCGAAGACAAGGCGGTGGAATTGCTCAAGCGCGGAGCCACCGACTATGTGCTCAAGACCAACCTTACCCGCCTCGCCTCGGCGTTGACCCGAGCGATCGAGGAAGCCGAAGCAAAACGCGCGCGCCGCAAATCCGAGTTGCGCGTTCTCGATCTGGCCAATCTGTACGCCACGCTGTCGGAGGCCAACGCCACCCTGGCGCGCTCGCAGGCGCGCGATCAACTGTTCCAGGACATGTGTCGCATCGCGGTCACGCGTGGCGGCTTTCATTTTGCCTGGGTGGGTCTCAGCGACCACGACACCGGCATCCTGCGGCCGGCCGCCACCTATGGCAATGCGGACGGATTTCTCGACGGACTGGACATTCCGATTGAGGCGGGCAAACCGGGTGGGCACCAGCCGGCCGCCAGCGCCGCTCGTGAAGGCCGGGCCTGCGTATGCAACGACACGCTGGAGGATGAGCGCATCGCCGTCTGGCACGAAAGAATGCGCAACTGCTCGATCCGCTCCGCGGCTTCGGTTCCGCTGCTGCTGGAGGGAAAGCCGATCGGTTCGTTCAGCCTGTACGCGTCGGAGATCAATCATTTCGACGATGAGCGCATGCACCTGTTGAACGAACTCGCCGGCGACATCGCATTCGCTCTCGATCGTTTCGAACAGGAAATCCGCCGTCGGCGCGCGGAGGCGGAAATCCTGGAAGCGAGGCAGCAGTTGCAGGCATTGTCGACCCGCTTGCTCGAAGTGCAGGAACAGGAACGTCGCGATATTGCCCGCGAGCTGCATGACGAAATCGGCCAGTCCCTGACGCTGGTAAAGATAAAGCTGCAGATGGCGCTGCGTCGGGGTGGCAACGACAAGGGTCTGACCGAGGAATGCGTGGAGATTGCGAGCCAGACACTCGAGCAGGTGCGCACCATGTCGCTGAACCTGCGCCCGCCGGCACTGGATGACCTTGGCCTGGCGGCGGCGTTGCAGTGGGCGCTGGACCGGCAGGAAGCTGCTACTGGATGGGAAATCGAATTCGCTGCCGATCCGCTACCGGATCGGCTGGCTATGGAAACCGAAACTGCGTGCTTCCGCGTCGCACAGGAAGCGCTCACCAACGCAGCCCGACATGCGCAGGCGAAGAAAATTGCAGTACACCTGCGCATTATCGGCGGGCATCTTGAACTTGCCGTCAAGGACGACGGATGCGGTTTCGATCAGGAGGCGGTGCGCCACCGTCCGGCCGATCGCTCGAGCCTGGGATTGATATCGATGAAGGAGCGCGCCTCGCTTGCGGGCGGCAGCCTGAACATTCAATCGACAAGCGGCACGGGAACCACAGTGCTGGCGAAATTTCCGTTGCGCTGGCGCAGCCCGGCCGCATAA
- a CDS encoding ABC transporter substrate-binding protein, translating into MKVVDRMIAVLALAMFTGDLTVAADPIKIGVVNEITGVQAQAGEFTVNGIKLAQEEINNAGGILGRRIELQIEDNQSSNPGTVLAFSKLGGRGDIAGIVGPIRSTQIQAASPTIAKSGIPTMIGGTDTSLTHVNNRWVFRARPNDSYSSRVIADFGVNTLKLKKWAVIHSTDAFGSGGAKALTAVLAAQGITPVLDQGYTNNSQDFTAVVLSIKKSDADILATYMTNEADVGIFARQLRQLGVTIPWVGSPSIIAVTSLKLAGETLHGTYAITDFTTDANDLTRAFMKKYRDKYGLNPDTFASWSYDATQVLAQAIRDAGSTEPEAVRSAILAIKGYKGLEGTYEFDQNGDGLHGYNIVKNEGGKIVFMKRVDFPVQ; encoded by the coding sequence ATGAAAGTAGTCGACAGGATGATCGCGGTTCTTGCTCTGGCGATGTTCACCGGCGACTTAACCGTGGCGGCCGATCCCATCAAAATCGGCGTTGTCAACGAGATCACCGGCGTGCAGGCGCAGGCCGGCGAATTTACGGTCAACGGCATCAAGCTCGCGCAGGAGGAGATCAACAATGCCGGCGGCATCCTGGGACGTCGCATCGAGTTGCAGATCGAGGACAACCAGAGCTCGAATCCGGGAACCGTGCTTGCATTCTCCAAGCTCGGCGGCCGCGGCGATATCGCCGGAATCGTCGGGCCGATCCGCAGCACCCAGATCCAGGCCGCGTCGCCGACGATCGCCAAATCCGGCATTCCGACGATGATCGGCGGCACGGATACCAGCCTTACGCATGTCAACAACCGCTGGGTATTCCGCGCGCGCCCGAACGACAGTTATTCCTCGCGCGTCATCGCCGATTTCGGCGTCAACACCCTCAAGTTGAAGAAATGGGCGGTCATCCATTCCACCGACGCATTCGGTTCCGGCGGTGCGAAGGCGCTGACGGCGGTGCTGGCCGCCCAGGGCATCACGCCGGTACTGGACCAGGGGTACACGAACAACTCGCAGGACTTCACCGCCGTTGTGCTTTCGATCAAGAAGTCCGACGCGGACATCCTCGCAACTTACATGACGAACGAGGCCGATGTCGGCATCTTTGCGCGCCAACTCCGGCAGCTTGGGGTAACGATCCCGTGGGTCGGGTCGCCATCGATCATTGCGGTGACTTCTCTCAAACTTGCCGGCGAGACGCTGCACGGTACCTATGCGATCACCGATTTCACCACCGACGCAAACGACCTGACGCGCGCGTTCATGAAAAAGTATCGCGATAAATACGGACTCAATCCCGACACCTTCGCCAGCTGGTCTTACGACGCGACGCAAGTTCTCGCGCAAGCCATCCGCGATGCCGGCAGCACAGAACCGGAGGCGGTACGCTCGGCGATTCTGGCGATCAAGGGTTACAAGGGACTGGAAGGCACTTACGAGTTCGACCAGAACGGCGATGGTCTGCACGGCTACAACATCGTGAAGAACGAGGGCGGCAAGATCGTGTTCATGAAACGGGTGGATTTCCCGGTGCAGTAG